A stretch of the Proteus sp. ZN5 genome encodes the following:
- a CDS encoding adenylosuccinate synthase, whose protein sequence is MSNNVVVLGTQWGDEGKGKIVDLLTERAKYVVRYQGGHNAGHTLVIDGEKTVLHLIPSGILRENVVSIIANGVVLSPEALMKEMTQLEDRGIPVRSRLLLSEACPLILPYHIALDNAREKARGEKAIGTTGRGIGPAYEDKVARRGLRVGDLFDKKAFAQKLKEIIEYHNFQLVNYYKVEPVDYQKTLDDIMAIADILTGMVVDVSDLLYKATQNGELVMFEGAQGTLLDIDHGTYPYVTSSNTTAGGVATGSGLGPRYVGYVLGIIKAYSTRVGAGPFPTELFDEVGDFLREKGQEFGATTGRSRRTGWLDIIAIRRAVQINSLSGFCMTKLDVLDGLKEVKLCVGYRLPNGEVIDTTPLAADDWEGIEPIYESMPGWNETTFGVKDHAQLPQAALNYIKRVEELTGVPVDIVSTGPDRSETIILRHPFDA, encoded by the coding sequence ATGAGTAATAACGTTGTCGTATTGGGCACCCAGTGGGGTGACGAAGGCAAAGGCAAGATAGTCGATTTGCTGACAGAACGCGCTAAATATGTTGTTCGCTACCAAGGTGGCCATAACGCGGGTCACACTCTAGTCATCGACGGTGAAAAAACCGTTCTTCATTTAATCCCATCAGGCATTCTCCGTGAAAATGTTGTTAGCATCATAGCAAACGGTGTCGTTTTATCACCGGAAGCGCTGATGAAGGAAATGACCCAACTTGAAGATCGTGGTATTCCTGTTCGTTCTCGTTTACTTCTGTCTGAAGCTTGCCCATTAATCCTTCCTTATCACATCGCATTAGACAATGCGCGTGAGAAAGCTCGTGGCGAAAAAGCTATTGGTACAACAGGCCGTGGTATCGGTCCTGCTTACGAAGATAAAGTTGCTCGTCGCGGTTTACGTGTTGGCGATCTGTTTGATAAAAAAGCGTTTGCACAAAAACTCAAAGAAATCATCGAATACCATAACTTCCAACTGGTGAACTACTACAAAGTTGAACCTGTAGATTACCAAAAAACCTTAGACGATATCATGGCAATAGCTGATATTCTGACGGGTATGGTTGTTGATGTTTCTGACTTACTGTACAAAGCAACACAAAATGGTGAGTTAGTGATGTTTGAAGGTGCACAAGGTACTTTATTAGACATCGACCACGGTACTTATCCGTATGTAACCTCTTCAAACACAACCGCTGGTGGTGTGGCAACAGGTTCAGGTTTAGGTCCTCGCTATGTTGGTTATGTATTAGGGATCATCAAAGCTTACTCTACTCGTGTAGGTGCAGGTCCATTCCCAACTGAATTGTTTGATGAAGTGGGTGACTTCTTACGTGAGAAAGGCCAAGAATTTGGTGCAACTACAGGCCGTAGTCGTCGTACTGGCTGGTTAGATATCATCGCTATTCGTCGCGCTGTTCAAATCAACTCACTGTCTGGTTTCTGCATGACTAAACTGGATGTGTTAGATGGTCTGAAAGAAGTGAAACTGTGTGTAGGCTATCGCTTACCAAACGGTGAAGTGATTGATACAACACCTTTAGCAGCTGATGATTGGGAAGGTATCGAGCCTATCTATGAATCAATGCCAGGCTGGAACGAAACGACATTTGGCGTGAAAGATCACGCTCAACTGCCACAAGCAGCACTGAACTACATCAAGCGCGTAGAAGAGTTAACAGGCGTTCCTGTTGATATCGTTTCTACTGGCCCAGACCGTTCAGAAACCATCATTCTCCGTCATCCATTTGATGCATAA
- the hflC gene encoding protease modulator HflC encodes MRKVIAVVAVIILALLYSSVFVVQQYERGIILRFAKVVRDAENKPVVYEPGLHFKIPFIENVKKLDARIQTMNIQQDRFLSGENKDLLVDSYLKWRISDFSTYYLATGGGNTMQAETLLRRKFSDRLRSEIGRMSVNQIITDSRGRLTIDVRNALNEGTPSRDSSAADDAIAIAAKKVAEETKGQAPAINMNSMAALGIEVIDVRIKQINLPMEVSEAIYQRMRAEREAVARRHRSQGQEQAVKIRAAADKTVTETLAESERESLRLRGEGDAQATKLFADAFNQDPDFYAFIRSLRAYEKSFNQDGNDVMVLSPDSDFLRYMKAPTKARAIEE; translated from the coding sequence ATGCGTAAAGTTATCGCTGTTGTTGCAGTTATTATTTTAGCGTTGTTGTACTCTTCTGTGTTTGTCGTTCAACAATATGAGCGTGGCATTATTTTACGCTTTGCAAAAGTTGTACGTGATGCTGAAAATAAACCCGTTGTTTATGAACCAGGTCTTCACTTTAAAATTCCATTTATTGAGAATGTGAAAAAACTGGATGCGCGTATTCAAACTATGAATATCCAGCAAGACCGTTTCTTATCAGGTGAGAATAAAGACTTATTAGTCGATTCTTATCTGAAATGGCGTATCAGTGATTTCAGCACCTACTATCTGGCAACAGGTGGTGGTAACACAATGCAAGCTGAAACTTTATTGCGTCGTAAGTTCAGTGACCGTTTACGTTCTGAGATTGGTCGTATGAGCGTAAACCAGATTATTACGGATTCTCGTGGTCGTTTAACCATTGATGTTCGTAATGCACTGAATGAAGGTACTCCTTCTCGTGATTCAAGCGCTGCTGATGATGCAATTGCGATTGCAGCTAAAAAAGTGGCTGAAGAAACTAAAGGCCAAGCTCCTGCTATCAACATGAACAGTATGGCGGCTTTAGGTATTGAAGTAATTGACGTTCGAATCAAACAAATCAACTTACCTATGGAAGTTTCTGAAGCGATTTACCAGCGTATGCGTGCAGAGCGTGAAGCCGTTGCTCGTCGTCACCGTTCACAAGGTCAAGAGCAAGCAGTGAAAATTCGTGCAGCTGCTGATAAGACTGTAACAGAGACACTGGCTGAGTCTGAGCGTGAATCATTACGTCTTCGCGGTGAAGGTGATGCACAAGCAACCAAACTATTTGCTGATGCATTCAACCAAGATCCAGACTTCTACGCCTTCATTCGTAGCTTACGTGCTTATGAGAAGAGCTTTAACCAAGATGGTAATGACGTCATGGTGTTAAGCCCAGATAGCGATTTCTTACGCTATATGAAAGCACCAACAAAAGCGCGAGCGATTGAAGAGTAA
- the hflK gene encoding FtsH protease activity modulator HflK → MAWNQPGNNGQDRDPWGNRNSGNNNGDGNGNSNGNQGGRNRGASDLDDMFRKLSEKLGGFGGKKGGNSSSGQNGGPRSNAGNLLISLALGAVVVVWAASGFYTIKEAEQGVVTRFGKFYQIVEPGLNWKPTFIDEVQPVNVKTIRDLTTGGMMLTSDENMVQVEINVQYVVSDPETFLFNLTTPINSLGQATDSAVRGVIGRSEMEKILTSNRSEIRDQTRQELEETIRPYNMGISIVDVNFQVARPPEAVKAAFDDVIAAREEEQKTIRQAEAYKNEVLPLAKGNAQRMIEEATAYKTSVVMKAEGEVASFAKILPEYRAAPEITRERLYIETMEKVLSKTRKVIANDKGNSMLVLPLEQMLRQQSQSAPSNTFEAPARINTPAPTVNPAPAQKPATTTYGNGGYGSNNGGYGQPYGNNQGGQ, encoded by the coding sequence ATGGCGTGGAATCAGCCCGGTAACAACGGACAAGACCGCGACCCGTGGGGTAACCGAAACAGCGGCAATAATAATGGCGATGGCAACGGTAACTCCAACGGTAATCAAGGAGGTCGGAATCGTGGAGCATCAGATCTCGATGATATGTTCCGTAAACTGAGTGAAAAGCTTGGTGGTTTCGGCGGTAAAAAAGGTGGAAACTCCTCTTCTGGGCAAAATGGCGGTCCTCGTAGTAATGCTGGAAATCTTTTGATTTCTCTTGCATTAGGTGCGGTTGTCGTGGTTTGGGCTGCAAGTGGTTTTTATACCATCAAAGAGGCAGAACAAGGCGTTGTGACTCGTTTTGGTAAATTTTACCAAATCGTTGAACCTGGTCTGAACTGGAAGCCGACTTTCATTGATGAAGTTCAGCCTGTTAACGTAAAAACTATCCGTGATTTAACCACGGGTGGCATGATGTTAACGTCAGATGAAAACATGGTTCAAGTCGAGATAAACGTGCAGTATGTTGTCTCTGATCCAGAAACATTCCTATTTAACCTGACAACACCAATTAACAGCTTAGGTCAGGCAACTGACAGCGCAGTACGTGGCGTTATTGGTCGTTCAGAAATGGAAAAAATTCTGACTTCTAACCGTTCAGAAATTCGTGACCAAACACGTCAAGAATTAGAAGAGACTATCCGTCCTTATAACATGGGTATCTCGATTGTGGACGTCAACTTCCAAGTGGCTCGCCCACCAGAAGCGGTGAAAGCGGCATTCGATGACGTAATTGCTGCGCGTGAAGAAGAACAAAAAACAATCCGTCAAGCTGAAGCTTATAAAAACGAAGTGTTACCGTTAGCAAAAGGTAACGCGCAACGTATGATTGAAGAAGCAACCGCTTATAAAACCAGTGTGGTGATGAAAGCAGAAGGTGAGGTAGCTAGCTTTGCTAAAATCTTACCTGAATATCGTGCTGCTCCTGAAATTACTCGTGAGCGTCTTTACATTGAAACGATGGAAAAAGTGTTATCAAAAACACGTAAAGTCATCGCTAATGATAAAGGCAATAGCATGTTAGTGCTGCCTTTAGAGCAAATGTTACGTCAGCAATCTCAATCTGCACCATCAAATACGTTTGAGGCTCCTGCTCGTATCAACACACCCGCTCCAACTGTAAATCCAGCACCGGCACAAAAACCAGCAACAACGACTTATGGTAATGGTGGATATGGTAGTAATAATGGCGGTTATGGTCAGCCTTACGGCAATAATCAAGGAGGACAATAA
- the hflX gene encoding ribosome rescue GTPase HflX yields the protein MFDRYEGGELAVLVHVFFSQEKDVDDLQEFESLVTSAGVKPVQIITGNRKAPHPKYYVGEGKAEEIAEAVKASGADVVLFNHALTPAQERNLERLCECRVVDRTGVILDIFAQRARTHEGKLQVELAQLRHLSTRLVRGWTHLERQKGGIGLRGPGETQLETDRRLLRGKISQILMRLGRVERQREQGRQARSKADIPTLSLVGYTNAGKSSLFNHITCSDVYAADQLFATLDPTLRRIQVDDVGTVVLADTVGFIRHLPHDLVAAFKATLQETREATLLLHVIDAADSRFEENIHAVESVLEEIDAQEIPTLHVMNKIDLLEDFTPRIDRNEENLPIRVWVSAQTGEGIPLLYQALTERLSGEIAHFELRLPPENTGRLRSRFYQLQSIEREWIEKDGKVGLIIRMPMVDWRRLCKQEPNLLDYVV from the coding sequence TTGTTTGATCGTTATGAAGGTGGCGAATTAGCCGTTTTAGTGCACGTCTTCTTTTCTCAAGAAAAGGACGTTGATGATTTGCAAGAATTTGAATCTTTGGTGACATCTGCGGGTGTTAAACCAGTTCAGATTATTACAGGAAATCGTAAAGCGCCTCACCCTAAATATTATGTGGGTGAAGGTAAGGCAGAAGAAATTGCCGAAGCTGTAAAAGCAAGTGGTGCAGATGTTGTTTTATTTAATCATGCACTGACACCTGCACAAGAACGAAATCTGGAAAGACTTTGTGAATGCCGTGTGGTTGATCGCACGGGAGTTATCCTTGATATTTTTGCTCAAAGAGCAAGAACCCATGAAGGAAAGCTACAGGTAGAACTCGCCCAGTTACGTCACTTATCAACTCGTTTAGTCAGAGGGTGGACTCACCTTGAAAGACAAAAAGGGGGGATTGGGTTACGAGGACCAGGTGAAACTCAGCTAGAAACAGACCGCCGCTTACTCCGAGGTAAAATTAGTCAAATTCTAATGCGATTGGGTAGGGTTGAGCGTCAGCGCGAACAAGGACGGCAAGCGCGGAGTAAAGCTGATATTCCAACATTATCCCTTGTTGGTTACACAAATGCAGGGAAATCGAGTTTATTTAATCATATTACCTGTTCTGATGTGTATGCAGCAGATCAGCTCTTTGCAACACTAGATCCAACACTAAGACGTATTCAAGTCGATGATGTGGGAACCGTTGTATTAGCCGATACTGTTGGATTTATTCGACATTTACCTCATGATCTTGTTGCTGCTTTTAAAGCCACTTTGCAAGAAACACGAGAAGCTACCTTACTTCTTCATGTGATTGATGCAGCAGATAGTCGTTTTGAGGAAAATATTCATGCAGTCGAAAGTGTATTAGAAGAGATTGATGCTCAAGAAATACCAACACTGCATGTTATGAACAAAATTGATCTTCTTGAAGACTTCACCCCAAGAATTGATCGAAATGAAGAAAACTTACCCATTAGGGTTTGGGTTTCTGCACAAACAGGCGAAGGTATTCCTCTGTTGTATCAGGCGTTGACAGAACGTCTTTCAGGTGAGATCGCACACTTTGAATTACGTTTACCGCCAGAAAATACAGGGCGCTTACGTAGTCGTTTTTATCAATTACAGTCAATAGAACGTGAATGGATTGAAAAAGACGGTAAAGTTGGGCTAATCATACGTATGCCTATGGTAGACTGGCGCCGCCTTTGCAAGCAGGAACCAAATTTATTGGATTACGTGGTCTGA
- the hfq gene encoding RNA chaperone Hfq yields MAKGQSLQDPFLNALRRERVPVSIYLVNGIKLQGQIESFDQFVILLKNTVSQMVYKHAISTVVPSRPVSHHSNTGTNQTGTGYNGGAAQQDDVAE; encoded by the coding sequence ATGGCTAAGGGGCAATCTTTGCAAGATCCTTTCCTGAACGCATTACGTCGTGAAAGGGTTCCCGTTTCTATCTATTTGGTAAACGGCATTAAATTGCAGGGTCAGATCGAATCTTTTGACCAATTTGTTATTTTGCTGAAAAACACAGTAAGTCAGATGGTATACAAACATGCTATCTCTACCGTGGTACCTTCGCGCCCTGTTTCTCATCATAGCAACACAGGCACGAACCAAACTGGTACAGGCTACAATGGTGGCGCTGCTCAGCAGGATGATGTTGCAGAATAA
- the miaA gene encoding tRNA (adenosine(37)-N6)-dimethylallyltransferase MiaA codes for MSDVNTQIKPKAIFLMGPTASGKTALAIALRQKLPVDIISVDSALIYRGMDIGTAKPDANEQSLAPHRLIDILDPAFPYSAADFRRDALNAMEEITAAGRIPLLVGGTMLYFKALLEGLSPLPSANSDVRAEIEKKAAEQGWEAIHKELALVDPVAAQRIHPNDPQRLSRALEVYLISGKTMTELTKISGESLPYDVYQFAIAPKDRNVLHQRIEARFKQMLTCGFEDEVKSLYERGDLHEDLPSVRCVGYRQMWSYLSGEIDYDEMVYRGICATRQLAKRQITWLRGWNDIHWLDSEDPKQSLDTVLQVVSA; via the coding sequence ATGAGCGATGTGAACACGCAAATAAAACCTAAAGCAATTTTTCTAATGGGACCTACCGCGTCAGGTAAAACAGCATTAGCAATTGCACTGAGACAGAAACTGCCTGTAGATATTATTAGCGTGGATTCAGCTCTTATCTATCGTGGTATGGATATCGGTACAGCAAAGCCGGATGCGAATGAGCAATCGCTTGCTCCACATCGATTAATTGATATTCTAGATCCCGCATTTCCCTATTCCGCGGCGGATTTTCGACGTGATGCATTAAATGCAATGGAAGAAATTACTGCAGCTGGGCGAATTCCACTATTAGTGGGTGGGACTATGCTATATTTTAAAGCGTTACTTGAAGGTTTATCGCCTTTACCCAGTGCCAATTCGGATGTTCGTGCTGAAATAGAAAAAAAAGCAGCAGAGCAAGGATGGGAGGCAATACATAAAGAGTTAGCATTGGTTGATCCAGTAGCAGCACAACGGATCCATCCTAATGATCCTCAACGACTTTCTCGTGCGCTAGAAGTTTACCTGATTTCAGGTAAGACAATGACGGAATTGACAAAAATATCAGGCGAGTCTTTGCCCTATGATGTTTATCAGTTTGCGATTGCTCCGAAAGATAGAAATGTTCTTCACCAACGCATTGAAGCCCGTTTTAAACAGATGTTAACGTGTGGATTTGAAGATGAAGTAAAATCATTATATGAACGGGGCGATCTGCATGAAGATCTACCTTCTGTACGTTGTGTCGGTTATCGCCAGATGTGGTCATATTTATCAGGCGAAATAGATTATGATGAGATGGTTTATCGAGGGATCTGTGCTACCCGGCAATTAGCGAAGCGACAAATCACCTGGTTAAGAGGTTGGAATGACATTCACTGGCTTGATAGCGAAGATCCAAAACAATCTCTTGACACTGTTTTGCAGGTAGTTAGTGCATAG